The proteins below are encoded in one region of Macaca nemestrina isolate mMacNem1 chromosome 10, mMacNem.hap1, whole genome shotgun sequence:
- the LOC105493811 gene encoding refilin-A isoform X2 — MRPRMLPVFFGESIKVNPEPTHEIRCNSEVKYASEKHFQDKVFYVPVPTVTAYSETIVAAPNCTWRNYRSQLTLEPRPRALRFRSTTIIFPKHARSTFRTTLHCSLGRPSCWFTASVQLQLCQDPAPSLLGPATL; from the exons ATGAGGCCCCGCATGCTGCCGGTGTTCTTTGGGGAGAGCATCAAGGTGAACCCGGAACCCACGCATGAGATCCG CTGCAACTCCGAGGTCAAGTACGCCTCAGAGAAGCATTTCCAGGACAAGGTCTTCTATGTGCCCGTGCCCACCGTCACAGCCTACAGCGAGACCATCGTGGCGGCACCCAACTGCACGTGGCGCAACTACCGCAGCCAGCTGACCCTGGAGCCACGCCCGCGCGCCCTGCGTTTCCGCAGCACCACCATCATCTTCCCCAAGCATGCCAGGAGCACTTTCCGGACCAccttgcactgcagcctgggccggCCCAGCTGCTGGTTCACCGCCAGCGTGCAGCTGCAGCTGTGCCAGGACCCTGCCCCCAGCCTCCTGGGCCCTGCCACGCTCTGA